The DNA sequence TAGGGCACTCTCAGGGTGCTTTACAAAAGCCTGACTTCTTGCGTAGATGCATTCCACCAGATTATTCGAGATGAAGGAGTCTTGGCTCTGTGGAATGGCACCTTCCCCTCCTTGCTGTTGGTCTTCAACCCTGCCATCCAGTTCATGTTCTACGAAGGCTTAAAACGGCAGCTTTTAAAGAAGCGGATGAAGGTAATCCCTGATTTTAAAAGCGACTAAAAGAGATGCCTGTTTTGCTGTCTGACTGAAGTgctcccctctgcttcccagctctcctctctggatgTGTTCCTCATTGGGGCAGTAGCCAAAGCGGTGGCCACCACAGTCACGTACCCCATGCAGACGGTGCAGTCGATTCTGAGGGTAAGTGCTGGGGTTCCTCCCAGAGTTGGTCCAGTGACATCTAAAACACATCCTACGATCTTCAGTGCAGTAATGCAGGTGGTGTGCCTGAGTGTTTGTGCCCATTCTCCCCTGTGTGCAATACTCTGCTAACCAGGCTTTCGGCTGGCAAGGAGTGAGGGTTACATTGGAGTTTCTTAGTAATGTATTGTCTCAGGAAAACCGTATGTGCAAACAGATTCCTCAAGGACCTCAGGACAACCCGAGTTTGCTTCCTTCCCATTCACATTGTTTGCCGTGTGCCATGAAGCAGATGACCCCTGACAGAATCAGAGGTTAACACCTTTAGTTCACTCACAAGTTCTTAATGAGTTAGCCTTTCCAAATCACTTTCAGACTTCAGGGCTTTTTTTATACATTTGGTTGTTTATACATACAGACAGTTTTAGACACTGAGAAGCTGGGGTTGCAGTGTAGCTCCTGTCCTCATGAAGACAGCAAGGAAAGAGCCAAGTAATTATTATAAACTGAGTCCACTGTTGAGCATATGAACAGCACTGGCTTACTGAAGAGAGCTGTGGGGTTCTTCCTGGGCATCTGGCTGAACGCCTGCCCTTCTGAGGAGGCACATGGAAATCCAGGTACAAGGGAGTATGAAGCTTGTGCCATGTCAAGAGCTTCCTTCATCTTAGGAACTGAAAGGAAGCCTCTGTGGCTGGGCCTGGAAGAACTAGAGGAAAActgttggggaggaaagaggcgGGAAGATTCTGTTCTCCACCCAGCAGGAAGCCTGCGCAGGACTTTGAGGAGGAAGTGGTGGGATCTGAGGTAGGGCTTGGAAGGCCAGTGAGGTCTGTGCAGCTCTTCTGTAGTGGGTGGATCGGAAGCTGGgaggtagggggctggagaaaggcagatcttctggttcagtgagaacCAGTCTTAAGACAGTAAGGCAGGGATCCAGAGAAGACAGCAACAGAGGCCTTACTGAAAGAGGGCCAATCACGTAGGAAACCATTTTAGTAATGTAGGTGAGGGCTTGATAAGCCTAGACTAGGTTAGCAGCAGTGGAGATAAGCTGTAGGTAGATTCAGTATCTGTACTGGGACTTGGTATATTGCTCAGAATACCACTTTACTGGGACTagttagcatgtgcaaggtcctgagtttgatccccagcaccacaaaaagaaaaaaaaaaaagagaagaaaaattgttaaaaatctGTTGTATAGAGAACATTTAAAGGATTTATTGCCAGAGAAAATGAAGGTAgttgtctcagttagggtttctgttgctgtgaagagacactatgaccacggtacttcttacaaaggaaaacatttaattggggtggttcgcttatagttcagaggtttagtccattatcatcatggtgagacgtggcagcatgcaggcagacatggttctggagaagtaactgagagccctacatcttttaggcaacaggaagtgacctcaaagcctgactccacagtgacacacttcctccaacaagaccatacctcctaatagtgccactccctttgggggtcattttctttctaaccaccATGGTAGTATATCAGTAAAAACACTGCTTTCCATGAAAAGTGTTTTTGCTAATGTGCtatttttatgtgttgtttttaattgGCTTTTAATAGAACGGTCTTAAATAACTGGAAGCTACTACCCCcagcatgtctgtgtatcatCCCAGGCCtgtgctttgtcttgttttgtctgtGCTGATAAGAGTTTTCCCTTCATTCTCTGTAAAAGTGAAAGTTATTGATACTAAGGATGTAGGTTAGTGGTAAGGGTATTTGTTTTAGCGTATTGAAGGCCTTTGCTATAACACCCCAGAACAATAACAACAGtaagaaaaatactttatttattgaaaaatatttttatttttagcttatttagttaaaaaaaagaggattAATAAAATCTGTGGTGCTAACTGGACATTTTTATAATCATACACTGTGCTATGAGAGTTATTCTAAAGAAATTTACTGAGTAGAAATTAagaagaagaggggctggagagatgactcagtggttaagagcacagtacctgagttcccagcacccacgtcaaaggctcacagcctcctgtgactccagctcctggggacccaataccctcttctgtaCTTTGTGGGCACCAGCACTCAGTTGTATacatcacatatacacagacacacacgtgtacacatggttaagataaaataaatctcttttttaaaatgaaatttaagataaAGAGTAAttatctctttttctgtcttccttcctttccagtttggACGTCATAGACTAAACCCAGAAAACAGAACCCTGGGGAGTCTTCGGAATGTTCTCTATCTTCTTCACCAGCGAGTCAAGTGAGCTCTAAGTGTTTGTTGACCTGGGCTTCCTTTCAGCAGCCTCACTGCTGGGAGTGATGGGGGTGGTCGGGTGAGCTGTTCCCTTCAGTGCTGCGCAGCCTCAGAAGTCTCCCCCTCTTGTTTAAGTTTTTCTCAGTTTAGAAGCTTAGTGTGATTTGACGGCAATTTGGGGAATTACAGAAAAGTTCAGGCCTTTATTCCTTGCTAGTTACAAATATACAGAACCCCTTTGGGAAGGGAACCCCCAAAGGGTTGGGAACGGAGCTTGGTGGCAGAGCCTGTGCCTAGTACTTGCatagccctgggttcaaacccaaacaccaagaaaaaataaagaagaaagaggccAGGCAtcatggcacactcctttaactCCTCTAATCCCTGCaccgggaggcaggggcaggcagagctgtgagtttgaggccagcctgctctacagagctagttctaggccaactggggccacatagtgagacctgtctcaacaaTCGATaagtaaaactaaacaaaaactcaCCAGGTTAAAAAGCCAGTTAAATGTCAATAAatgatacatatgtacatatatttaaatcattttccctttcttcttactcCTTTCCCAAGAGGTAGTCCCTATAAAGTATATGCATTTCTAGAGAATTAGAGGAAACTGATGTTTTCAGTGGATATAGCCAGCTTactgcttctatttatttatttatttatttatttatttatttatttatttatttatttatttatttatttgaggcagggttttgctATGACGCCCTGACTAGACTAGTACTTGTCaagtagaccgggctggcctcaatcctcctgcctcatcttctctCTTTTAGTAAGCTTACCATCACGCCCCTCCCTTCGGTTGTACTAGTTTCCTGTGATATGACACACTGATTTACTCACTGGAGCTCGTACTGACGAGTGCAGGGTCTTCACATGCACTGCTGAGTGAAGAGCATAAACTGAGCCTCCTAGAATTAAGCAGCCATAATTTATGTGCAATTACCTAGAGTACATACAATTTGACATtgtattattaattaatttatttatttattaattaattaattaatttatttattatgcatacaatattctgtctgtatgtctgaaggccagaagagggcaccagaccccattacagttggttgtgagccaccatgtggttgctgggaattgaactcaggacctttggaaaagcaggcaatgctcttaaccgctgagccatctctccagcccctgtataaTTTCAAGAATTAGAAATTTAGACATTGCCAGTTGACCTGCAGTCTTTTTGCCAGCACCGAGAAGTTTAAGAACAATGGGCATTACCAGGCCATTTAAGACATTGTCAGTGGGAGACCAATGAGGTCCTACGATTTGCAAATTGTTTTTACATGTTTATCTTGTTTGGTCCTCACTCAGCTCTGTAGAAAAGTGACTATATTCCTATTTTACAAATCAAGAAGCAGATTTAGAGAAATTGATTTGCCCAACACTAGAGGCAGCGCCAGATGAACGACTGCCATTCTTCAGTGCCGTGTTCTCTAGTGATGGAAGCACCTGCACTGTCCAGTAGAGCTGAGACTAGCTGAGGTAGCTGTTGAGCTTCTGAGAAACCAAGCTTGCATTGTTTGAATTGCCACATATGCCTAATGGTTACTGTCATCGATAATGCAGTGCCATACTGAGCCTCTCATTTATGTGACTGGGAATCACCTGAAGGTCTGGGGTgacggctcagttggtaaagtgcttgccgtgcaagcatgaaaacctgagttcagacgTCTAGTACCCATATAAAAATACAGGTGTGGCAGTGTGCGGCTGTCCCTGCGGCACTGATGAGTGAAGACACGTGGGTCCTGGAGGTTTGCTTGGCCAACCAGTTTAGCCAAAACAGCAAGTTCTAGCTTCAGtgagaggctttgtctcaaaaaaaaaaaaaaaaagtggattgTGATAGATAAAGATACTcaagtcagccaggcagtggtggtgcgcacacctttaatcccaacactgaggaggcagaggcaggtggatctctgtaagtttgaggccggcctgatctacagaatgagttccaggatagccagggctactcagagaaaccctgtctaaaatatatacacacacacactcaagtcaACCTCTGGGCTATGCATGTGCAacaaaggcatgcacacacaccacacacatacatgcacaatatCATCTGAAGTCAGGTGTGATGTGCATACCTAAAGTGGTGGAAGAATCTAGAGTTAAAGACAACCTTGGCTATGTaagaaatttgaggccagcttgggctacataagaccctgtcgtaaaaagaaaatgcagttgAAATGCCTGTTACAATGTAGATCTGCGCCTTCCCTCTGGGCAGCCCTGGACTTCCACTGTGGGTGGATGTCACCCTGAAGAACACAGTGAACAGGAAATGCATGGGTCCAGTCTTCTGCCCTCCTTTTCATATGATTACCCCTTAAGATTTTCACAGCAAGCATATAAACTAGCTTGATTCGGGTACCAGATTAGTTTAATGTCAATCTGCAGGCTGGAGTTGCTCTTGAGCTAGTGTAAGAGACTAACTCACTTTTAGCAACTAGTTTTGGAGGGATTATTTGCTTTGGGTTTCAGGTTCTAGCCAAAGCATTCTGAGGATCTCTTAAGTGCTGTCCCCAGGTGAGCATGCGCCTCCTCAGCAGCTGGGAGCTAGCTGGACATGCAAATTTTTTGATTCCTGTCCCAAAGTTAATGAAATGAATCAGATACTCTGGAAATGGCCCAGCAGACCTGTATTTAACCAGTTCTTCAGGTGACTTAGGTGCTTCCTGAATTTCACTTGAGCCCTAGGACCAAATGTACAGGCAGTCTAAGAATCAGACagcttttcatttctgtctcttcccttatTTCTACTGAAGTTAAAATAATCTAACCTAATTAATGACTTTCCTACCACTTAGGGAATTTTAAGTTGAAATAACTGAATTGGAGACCCATTAAACTTAGAAGTTCTTAGATCTCTGGTCTGAGCATTCCAGTGGTTTCAGAAGCCTTCAGCTCTGCATCTTAGTAGTGCGGTGTTGCCAGCATCCCACTAATGAGTGAGGGCTGTAACAAAGACAAAGTATCAGTGGCCTCTGAATACTACACTTCATCTGTTCCTAGTGCCTTCAAGGCTAAGAAGTACTCCACAGAGAAGTCTGTTGGAATTGAAAATCTCCGTTGCTTGTTTTGCTCCTAAAGAAAAACCCTTTCAGAGAGAAGCTATCGGGGCAGCAGATCTCTCTAATACAAGAGCtgacatttacaaagaaaatctattttttcccAACCTCTTTCCTTTCAGGCGCTTTGGAATAATGGGACTCTACAAAGGCCTTGAAGCCAAGCTGCTCCAGACCGTGCTCACAGCTGCCCTCATGTTCCTGGTGTATGAGAAACTGACAGCTGCTACCTTCACTGTAATGGGCCTGAAGAGCACACACAAGCACTGAGGTCCTCCACGGAGCAGTGTGGAGATGCTCATGCTGCACAGAGAAGAGTGgggctctcctctcctctggttCCATCCGCACCACAGTCATTCCTGTCATTGGCTCGAAAGGCTCCAAAGGCTAAACAGGGAGTAGAGTTGGCTAGGCCTATTGCCAACTTAATTTTTATGGTGTTTGCTTGGATTTGGGGGTGGAGGTTAGACTAATATTGAAATATTGGAAACCTGAAAATGTAAGTTTGAGGGTGTTTATTAATTTTCGCAAGGGGTATGGACTTTCCACTTGAAGTTTTTCTCAACTTTGCCACTTCTTCTCTTTCCCGGGACGCAGGTTCTGACAATTCTAACGTACCTTGTCAATACTTTTATGTGTCTTAATCTTGGTAAAGATTTTCCTCACTGAAATAACATGATGACTGTGCCATGGGCATGACTTTATTTCTGTCCGACTCTTCTCCTCCTGCTCAATGAGAGTTAAGTGAGCTATTTATTTTgtggggaaaacaaaaatgattaatcctaaataattttcttaaaatttgtaaATGTCAATTATTCCTTAGTGTTTgacatagttttttaaaatacatatttattttgaattgtcttttattataaaaaaaaaagtcctgatgTTGTATGTCCACCCATGCGAGCTCCAATCAGACAATCCTCAATAAACTGtcagcgcgcgcacacacacacactcgtgaaGGTTGCTCTTTATTAAGGCACTAAGTGGGTGCGTGTGGTGTCTGAATGAGAGTGGCCGCAGGTGTGAACACCTGGCTCCTGGTTGgtgaggaggtgtgtcactgtggccaGGCTTTACGTTTCAGAGCCCACACCAGTCCTACCTGTCTCTGTGCCTCATGGTTGTGCCACacggtgtgagctctcagctgctgctccagggccATAACAGGCACGGACTCTGCCCtctgagccccaaattaaatgctttcttttataagtttcttgGGTAGCGGTGTTTTAGTGCAGCAGTAGAGCAGTGACTGAGGCAGTGTGCAACCAGGTGGgtaaagaaagattgtaagagtgcACTGAGCACCAGATTCTTGTGTGGACTCCAGAATGCCCTTCCCCTGTAGAGCTGTGTGGACTGTATTTTCAGAAGCATTTGATGTAGGTTATTTCTATTTGGAAACATTCCTTGGGGGCCTACTACTGTAAAATATGGCCCATCATCACACAGTAGCGTTGGCATGAGCAGAGAGCGTGGTAGGCTTTCAGCCCAGGCCTTCTGAGTCATATTTTGTAGTTTAGCACGATCCCCAGATAATTCTCATCTATAATAAAGTTCAGAAGATCTTAGGGCCACTGGCTcaacagaagatggcattggtTTTGATTACAGAAgtcaaaaaaatatttctctcaaAGGAAAACTAGAGCATTGTAGGAAAAATGGCCTCTGAGAAATCTCAGAGTCACATGTCATCAATTTCTCCTCTCAGAGCACACAGCCAGGAGTGGCTCANNNNNNNNNNNNNNNNNNNNNNNNNNNNNNNNNNNNNNNNNNNNNNNNNNNNNNNNNNNNNNNNNNNNNNNNNNNNNNNNNNNNNNNNNNNNNNNNNNNNNNNNNNNNNNNNNNNNNNNNNNNNNNNNNNNNNNNNNNNNtatttatttattatgtatacaacattccttccatgtatgcttgcatgccagaagagggcaccagatctcattatagatggctttgggcccccatgtggttgctgggaattgaattcaggacctctggaagagctgccagtgctcttaacctctgagccatttctccagccccagactctcTTTACATTCGTAGAATTCTGTATTCTCAGCCTCTTGGCTAAAATGGAGTGTGGCTTCCTCTTACAATGACTTTGATTCTTGTGCTTTGGTTTTTGTCTCTGACAAAATGACACACTGTGTTTCTAAGTCTGTTTCAGTTAGTCGGAGAGTCGTGAGGATTCTGTGGATCTGGACTTGGTAGAAATTTCTTGTTTTTGCCTCCTACTCCTGTGGTGATTTCAAAGTGTGTGCTTGTTAACTAATAATAACTGAAGAGATAGGTGGTGTtctagaaaacaaacattaaGAGACCTAAACTGAATACTCATTCCCCATTGAAGACAGAACTGGTCCCATTAcgtacgtacgtgtgtgtgtgtgtgtgtgtgtgtgtgtgtgtgtgtgtgtgtgtgtgtgtgtgtgtgtgtatgtgtatgtgtgcaagaggaagtgtgtgcttgcatgtggaagccaaaggcTGCCATTGGGTATCCCCTCCAgtctctttccaccttctctttttgatccagggtctctcactaaacctggaaccAATTTGGCTAGATTAGATGGCTAGCAAACCCCCAGGATCCACCTGTTTGCACCTCTGCAGTGCTGGAGTTGTAGGCATGCCGTGCTGTGTCTGCATGGGTCCCGgtacttgaactcaggtccttatgtttgtgcTGCAAGCACTTTTGTAGTGATATTTAGTTTGTGTcttaacaaagcttgcctgaaggtcacaaaggtgatcccagcactaagaggTGGAGGGGGGAGTGATATGGCTGCACAGAGAGAAGAATATGaagcgggaggagacaggagctcagtgcagtctgaggacaggatcaccccctttggtctgagcattgataGAAGCAAAAGGTCTCTAGTGACTGGtcgcactgcttctctgatccttcagctttcaccccaatatctgactccaggttttatttattaagaccaattagaattcatgttacaTACTTTACTAACTAAACCGCAGCCCCCTCCACCAttactacttttttgttttgggggtttttttggggggggggtgtgaggTTTGAGAtggggattctctgtgtaaccttggctgtcctggaactcactctgtagaccaggctaatcttgaactcacagagatcctcctgcctctaccccctgagtgttaggactaaaggcatgcaccaccacgcctggcccactgcttcttattttactttaagaTTTGTGTATGTTTGAAGTCTTGGGTGGGAAGCACAGGACCTCTGTCTGGGCTGTGTAGAGGAAGAGAATGACTTAGAACGGTGCTACTGTATTTTCATGATCATCTTAGTTATGCCGTTCACTTAGAAACGCATGTTCATCTCCCGATGCGATGGGTTGATACGTTAGAATACCCTCCAAACCAAAGTATACAGCTCAGGTGTTTATGATGTGAGAATGTGTTCAATACTTTTTTTCTCtgacatcttttttattttcttccttttttatctggtttgtttgtttaattaagaCAGGGTCgtactttgtagctctggctattctggatctcattatgtaggctgtgctggcctcaaactcacagagatccatgtctCTGCCTCAAAATGCTGgaccaaaggtgtgtgccaccacgccttgTCCCTTTTTCTCTGATCTTATGAGGGGCAGTTTAGTAATaaggttttatgttttttgagtaAGGGGGATAGACTCACCAGtagaaactaagtaataaaacCTAGTTGTGTAGCCTTTGGTGAGTAATAGGTTAATTGAGAGTGATGAAGAGCTGATGTCCCTTAGAAGGGAATGGGAGTTTTTCCTCTTGAATCATGCAGTTTCTTTAGACTGTGAGGCTTAAGAGCCTTGACGATGACGTCAGTGTCACTGCGGTGGGAATGCTCATTTCTGTAAGTATTTAATCTCGGCCTTGAAGTGGACACTGATGTTCCTGTCCTTgactattttataattaatttagaagCATAAAAAACTAGCCTGAACCCTGAGAGCATAAGCGTGGGAGTTGGAAGTCGAGGTTTTATTCCCAGGTTTACCACTGGCTCTCAGATCATGTCATTGCTTTGCACTTCTGCTCTCTGATAAGTAACGATAATAATACTTCCTACCCACTTCAGAGGGTTGTGAGAGCTAATGATGCCCGCTAAATCCCTTTATGGTCCTGCAGTGGGGGTGGAGTGAGGGGATCCAGATTTATATAGCAATTTCCCTTCTaaagtttttgctttttctcctctCACCATCCCAGTAGCTCTGTGGAGTAAGTAGGCACAAGTAACCATAACCCTATTTAATTAACAAGGAAATTGAAATAGAACTGTCAGAGGATTGCCTAGGTAAAGCCAGGACTTGAGTTGAATTTTCTGCATTCTGGTAGAAGAttaagagaatgggttccaaaccAGACAGTGATGGTGCACGTGCTCNNNNNNNNNNNNNNNNNNNNNNNNNNNNNNNNNNNNNNNNNNNNNNNNNNNNNNNNNNNNNNNNNNNNNNNNNNNNNNNNNNNNNNNNNNNNNNNNNNNNNNNNNNNNNNNNNNNNNNNNNNNNNNNNNNNNNNNNNNNNNNNNNNNNNNNNNNNNNNNNNNNNNNNNNNNNNNNNNNNNNNNNNNNNNNNNNNNNNNNNNNNNNNNNNNNNNNNNNNNNNNNNNNNNNNNNNNNNNNNNNNNNNNNNNNNNNNNNNNNNNNNNNNNNNNNNNNNNNNNNNNNNNNNNNNNNNNNNNNNNNNNNNNNNNNNNNNNNNNNNNNNNNNNNNNNNNNNNNNNNNNNNNNNNNNNNNNNNNNNNNNNNNNNNNNNNNNNNNNNNNNNNNNNNNNNNNNNNNNNNNNNNNNNNNNNNNNNNNNNNNNNNNNNNNNNNNNNNNNNNNNNNNNNNNNNNNNNNNNNNNNNNNNNNNNNNNNNNNNNNNNNNNNNNNNNNNNNNNNNNNNNNNNNNNNNNNNNNNNNNNNNNNNNNNNNNNNNNNNNNNNNNNNNNNNNNNNNNNNNNNNNNNNNNNNNNNNNNNNNNNNNNNNNNNNNNNNNNNNNNNNNNNNNNNNNNNNNNNNNNNNNNNNNNNNNNNNNNNNNNNNNNNNNNNNNNNNNNNNNNNNNNNNNNNNNNNNNNNNNNNNNNNNNNNNNNNNNNNNNNNNNNNNNNNNNNNNNNNNNNNNNNNNNNNNtttttatttattatgtatgcaatagtctgtctatatgtctgcaggccagaagagggcaccagacctcattacagatggttctgagccaccatgtggttgccaggaattgaactcaggacctttggaagagcaggcaatgctcttaaccactgagctatctctccagcacccttgGTGGgaagctcttaaccgctgagccatccctccagctctggAGTGCGTTCCTGGTAAAGCTAGTTATGGGGTGATCAAAAGTGTTATCTAGTGATCGTTAGTGTTGTCTTGTAAGAGCTGGATAAACATTAGTGGTAACTATTACTATCATATTGATTAGGGATGCAACTGGCTGGGTAAATATAACTGCCCTCTGGATTTTGAGTCAGACCTGGACCCGGTTTCCATATATCAAGTAATAATGGCCTTGTGGCCACAAACCAGTCAGTTCACCTTCAAAgcgtcctcctcctcctgtcaAGTGCAGTTATTACTGCTGAAGGCTGTTCTGAAGGCACAATGCAGGTGTGTGGGTGCTGAAGCTCCTGCACAGTatgtattgtgtgtttgtgtttaacaAGCGCTGTTGAAACCAAGAAAATCTCTTCGGGTGTTTCTTTTgatgtgtatgtttttgtttttattatatatttttattttttttcatacaatgtattttgttctaaagttctctcagctcctccccaccttcctacccacccaagttcatgttctttcttgtgaaacaagcaaacaaaacaaaagcccaaagctATGCATGGTGACTCATTCTTTTAGTCCTAGGACTTGGCaagcagacgcaggcagatctctgaggttgagaccagcctagtGTACATCGCAAGTTCCAGGGACCAGGAGGGAGGATGTGATCATCCAAGGAAGGGGGAAATAGAATACAGCTTTGCTTTTGTGTTAGTGTACGACGTGGTctgttatgtagccctggctatcctggaactcgctgtatagatcaggctggcatctAACTCACAGAGTTCCAGCTGCCTCTGGTCCTGGAGTGCTGGAGTTAAGGGCATGTGTCCCCACAGCTGGTTTAGAGTACGGTTTATCCAGGGATGGAAGGGAGACTAGAGGATCAAATGGGGTTGAGGATGGGAGAACAGGGTAGAGGAGGGACTATGGGGAGGGTAACTTTTGAAAAGCCACATTGAAAGCTAGTattctagaagcttcctaaaatatagaaAAGGAATTCAGATGGGATTACCATAGAATGAGGGAAACAGTGATCTCATAAGTCCCACCCCCAAACTACTATAGCTATTGTTAGTGCTA is a window from the Microtus ochrogaster isolate Prairie Vole_2 chromosome 15, MicOch1.0, whole genome shotgun sequence genome containing:
- the Slc25a17 gene encoding peroxisomal membrane protein PMP34 yields the protein MASVLSYESLVHAVAGAVGSVTAMTVFFPLDTARLRLQVDEKRKSKTTHAVLLEIIKEEGLLAPYRGWFPVISSLCCSNFVYFYTFNSLKAVWVKGQRSSTGKDLVVGFVAGVVNVLLTTPLWVVNTRLKLQGAKFRNEDIIPTNYKGIIDAFHQIIRDEGVLALWNGTFPSLLLVFNPAIQFMFYEGLKRQLLKKRMKLSSLDVFLIGAVAKAVATTVTYPMQTVQSILRFGRHRLNPENRTLGSLRNVLYLLHQRVKRFGIMGLYKGLEAKLLQTVLTAALMFLVYEKLTAATFTVMGLKSTHKH